A stretch of the Musa acuminata AAA Group cultivar baxijiao chromosome BXJ2-7, Cavendish_Baxijiao_AAA, whole genome shotgun sequence genome encodes the following:
- the LOC135586292 gene encoding probable inositol oxygenase has product MNHIHQTCDFMKRMREEYGKLDRVEMSIWGCIELLNEFIDESDPDLDEPQIEHLLQTAEATRKDYPEEDWLHLTGLIHDLGKVLLHPSFGQLPEWAVVDDTFPVGCAFDECNVHHKYFAENPDHLNPKYNTMLRVYSEGCGLNIVLMSCGVDDHMYLVAKENKTSLPLAGLFIIRYHSFYSLHKHGAYQYLMNKEDKENLKWLHVFNKYDLYSKSKVRIDVEKVKPYYVSLIEKYFPAMLKW; this is encoded by the exons ATGAATCATATTCACCAAACCTGTGATTTT ATGAAGAGAATGAGAGAGGAGTATGGAAAGTTGGATAGGGTGGAGATGAGCATTTGGGGGTGCATTGAATTGCTCAATGAGTTCATCGATGAGAGCGATCCCGATCTTGATGAACCCCAGATCGAGCACTTGTTGCAGACTGCTGAAGCGACTAGGAAGGACTACCCTGAAGAAGATTGGCTTCACTTGACAGGCTTAATTCATG ATCTTGGGAAGGTGCTTCTCCATCCTAGCTTTGGGCAACTTCCAGAATGGGCTGTTGTTG ATGACACATTTCCTGTTGGATGTGCTTTCGATGAATGCAATGTTCACCACAAG TATTTTGCAGAAAACCCTGATCACCTTAATCCTAAATACAATACCATGCTCAGAGTTTATTCAGAGGGGTGTGGACTTAACATTGTACTGATGTCATGCGGGGTTGATGATCATATGTACTTG GTTGCCAAGGAGAACAAAACTTCTTTGCCCTTAGCTGGTTTGTTTATAATCCGTTACCATTCGTTTTACT CTCTGCACAAGCATGGTGCCTATCAGTACCTCATGAACAAGGAGGATAAAGAGAATCTCAAGTGGCTTCATGTGTTCAA CAAATATGACCTTTATAGCAAGAGCAAGGTGAGAATAGATGTGGAGAAGGTGAAGCCATACTACGTTTCACTCATCGAAAAG TACTTCCCTGCCATGCTGAAATGGTGA
- the LOC135618048 gene encoding probable F-box protein At4g22030 — MATLQAQNLFFSSSSSSPSGHRKVRASLHVPANLRTKGVSLPKLNLGGLSLRQDDTATSFTQPPRPTTASEDEHLVSKIHAILDAVADRAEMHAIIGAQRNDWNHLFTNSINAISLTASLMAGISSIPVGEVAPHLLAFKLSSVILFTAATGMMLITSKIQPSQLAEEQRNATRLWKQLGRSIETTLALRAPTQRDVDEVIEKVLALDKAYPLPLLPGMLEKFPEIVEPTRWWPKSQPKQSPQAGSNGWSHELEEEMRGILRVLKAKDEQQYITLGKLVLNMNKTLAISGPLLAGLAAISSGLIGSPALGPMPAFLGVIGGVLATAVHTLEHGGQVGMVFELFRNCAGYYRRLQEEIESNLGETDVQKRENGELFEMKAALQLGRSLSDLKGLATYASPSCEDEDMKELAGKLF; from the coding sequence ATGGCAACTCTACAAGCCCAAAACCTCTTCTTttcatcatcctcttcctcccctTCGGGTCACCGGAAAGTACGTGCTAGTCTCCATGTTCCTGCCAATCTGAGAACCAAGGGCGTCTCTCTTCCGAAGCTGAATTTGGGAGGGCTGAGCCTGAGACAAGATGACACAGCCACCAGCTTCACTCAACCTCCTCGGCCAACGACAGCTTCCGAGGACGAGCACTTGGTCTCCAAGATTCACGCGATTCTCGACGCCGTCGCCGATAGAGCGGAGATGCATGCCATCATCGGAGCTCAAAGGAACGACTGGAACCACCTCTTCACCAACTCCATCAACGCCATCTCTCTCACTGCCTCGCTGATGGCCGGCATCTCGTCCATCCCGGTGGGTGAAGTGGCACCGCACTTGCTGGCCTTCAAGCTGTCGTCCGTGATCTTGTTCACCGCGGCGACGGGGATGATGCTGATCACAAGCAAGATCCAACCTTCTCAGCTGGCAGAAGAGCAAAGAAACGCGACCCGCTTGTGGAAGCAGCTCGGAAGATCGATCGAGACGACTCTCGCCCTCCGAGCCCCGACCCAGCGAGACGTCGACGAGGTCATCGAGAAGGTGCTCGCACTCGACAAGGCTTACCCGCTTCCCCTACTCCCGGGGATGCTCGAGAAGTTCCCCGAGATCGTGGAGCCTACTCGTTGGTGGCCTAAAAGTCAACCAAAGCAATCACCGCAGGCAGGAAGCAATGGTTGGAGCCACGAACTGGAAGAGGAGATGAGAGGGATCCTTAGAGTACTGAAAGCTAAAGATGAGCAGCAGTACATTACACTGGGGAAGTTGGTGCTCAACATGAACAAGACCTTAGCCATCTCAGGGCCTCTTCTCGCCGGCCTGGCTGCAATAAGCTCCGGTTTGATAGGCTCACCGGCTCTCGGTCCGATGCCGGCATTTCTCGGTGTCATCGGAGGCGTGCTTGCGACCGCAGTGCACACCTTGGAGCACGGTGGACAGGTCGGGATGGTGTTCGAGCTGTTCCGCAACTGCGCTGGGTACTACCGGCGGTTGCAAGAGGAGATCGAATCCAACTTGGGGGAGACGGATGTACAGAAGAGGGAGAACGGAGAGTTATTTGAGATGAAGGCGGCTTTGCAGCTTGGAAGAAGCCTTTCTGATCTCAAAGGCCTCGCGACGTATGCTTCTCCTTCGTGTGAAGATGAAGACATGAAGGAGCTCGCCGGGAAGCTCTTTTGA
- the LOC103991256 gene encoding protein NDL2 isoform X2, with the protein MERLSFGGQEHHVLTNHGSLSVSFYGDPEKPALVTYPDVALNHMSCFQGLFLCPEVASLLLYNFCIYHISPPGHELGAVPISSDVPVLSVDQLAEQVADVLDFFGLDSVMCLGVTAGAYILTLLALKYSKRVVGLILVSPLCKAPSWKEWICNKVVSNFLYFYGMCDLIKEWLIQRYFGEEVRGTSQDPESDIVQACRRLLDERRNANIWWFLQSINERHDLTEALKELQCRMLIFVGENSPFRSDALDMATKLDRENSVLVEVLHQLKNVDRSSQKSSHMQCCHQWSIFLQDLTCTGPRN; encoded by the exons ATGGAGAGGTTATCGTTCGGAGGGCAG GAACATCATGTGCTAACCAACCATGGTTCCTTATCAGTTTCTTTCTATGGAGATCCGGAAAAGCCTGCGCTTGTTACTTACCCAGATGTTGCTTTAAACC ATATGTCCTGCTTTCAAGGATTATTTTTATGTCCTGAAGTTGCTTCTTTGCTTCTTTATAATTTCTGCATCTATCACATTAGTCCTCCAGGACATGAG TTAGGTGCTGTTCCTATATCTTCGGATGTCCCGGTACTCTCTGTTGATCAGTTAGCAGAGCAGGTGGCAGATGTGCTTGATTTTTTTGG GTTGGATTCCGTCATGTGCTTGGGAGTCACCGCAGGAGCTTATATTCTTACCCTTTTAGCA TTGAAGTATAGCAAACGTGTTGTCGGATTGATACTTGTTTCACCTTTATGTAAGGCTCCCTCATGGAAAGAATGGATATGTAACAAG GTAGTGTCAAATTTTCTCTACTTCTATGGAATGTGTGACTTAATTAAGGAATGGTTGATTCAGCGATATTTCGGTGAG GAAGTTCGTGGAACTTCGCAGGATCCTGAATCAGATATCGTACAAGCATGCAGACGT TTGCTAGACGAAAGGCGGAATGCCAACATCTGGTGGTTTCTGCAGTCGATAAATGA ACGTCATGACTTAACAGAAGCATTGAAGGAACTTCAATGTAGGATGCTAATTTTTGTCGGTGAGAACTCTCCCTTCCGCTCAGATGCCCTCGACATGGCCACAAAACTTGACAGAGAAAACAGTGTGTTGGTTGAGGTACTTCATCA GTTAAAAAATGTGGATCGCTCGTCACAGAAGAGCAGCCACATGCAATGCTGTCACCAATGGAGTATTTTCTTGCAGGATTTAACCTGTACAGGCCCAAGGAACTAA
- the LOC103991256 gene encoding protein NDL3 isoform X1 yields the protein MERLSFGGQEHHVLTNHGSLSVSFYGDPEKPALVTYPDVALNHMSCFQGLFLCPEVASLLLYNFCIYHISPPGHELGAVPISSDVPVLSVDQLAEQVADVLDFFGLDSVMCLGVTAGAYILTLLALKYSKRVVGLILVSPLCKAPSWKEWICNKVVSNFLYFYGMCDLIKEWLIQRYFGEEVRGTSQDPESDIVQACRRLLDERRNANIWWFLQSINERHDLTEALKELQCRMLIFVGENSPFRSDALDMATKLDRENSVLVEVKKCGSLVTEEQPHAMLSPMEYFLAGFNLYRPKELSCSPRSPLSPSCISLELLSPESMGIKLKPIKTRKSLVSINF from the exons ATGGAGAGGTTATCGTTCGGAGGGCAG GAACATCATGTGCTAACCAACCATGGTTCCTTATCAGTTTCTTTCTATGGAGATCCGGAAAAGCCTGCGCTTGTTACTTACCCAGATGTTGCTTTAAACC ATATGTCCTGCTTTCAAGGATTATTTTTATGTCCTGAAGTTGCTTCTTTGCTTCTTTATAATTTCTGCATCTATCACATTAGTCCTCCAGGACATGAG TTAGGTGCTGTTCCTATATCTTCGGATGTCCCGGTACTCTCTGTTGATCAGTTAGCAGAGCAGGTGGCAGATGTGCTTGATTTTTTTGG GTTGGATTCCGTCATGTGCTTGGGAGTCACCGCAGGAGCTTATATTCTTACCCTTTTAGCA TTGAAGTATAGCAAACGTGTTGTCGGATTGATACTTGTTTCACCTTTATGTAAGGCTCCCTCATGGAAAGAATGGATATGTAACAAG GTAGTGTCAAATTTTCTCTACTTCTATGGAATGTGTGACTTAATTAAGGAATGGTTGATTCAGCGATATTTCGGTGAG GAAGTTCGTGGAACTTCGCAGGATCCTGAATCAGATATCGTACAAGCATGCAGACGT TTGCTAGACGAAAGGCGGAATGCCAACATCTGGTGGTTTCTGCAGTCGATAAATGA ACGTCATGACTTAACAGAAGCATTGAAGGAACTTCAATGTAGGATGCTAATTTTTGTCGGTGAGAACTCTCCCTTCCGCTCAGATGCCCTCGACATGGCCACAAAACTTGACAGAGAAAACAGTGTGTTGGTTGAG GTTAAAAAATGTGGATCGCTCGTCACAGAAGAGCAGCCACATGCAATGCTGTCACCAATGGAGTATTTTCTTGCAGGATTTAACCTGTACAGGCCCAAGGAACTAAGTTGCAGTCCAAGGAGTCCACTTAGTCCATCATGCATCTCCCTGGAACTGCTCTCGCCTGAGAGCATGGGCATAAAGCTGAAACCCATCAAGACTCGCAAGTCACTCGTAAGTATCAATTTTTAA
- the LOC103991257 gene encoding serine/threonine protein phosphatase 2A 55 kDa regulatory subunit B beta isoform isoform X1 yields MKVSGAEDGGRPAGSPVPPPPSLEWKFSQVFGERMAGEEVHEVDIISAIEFDKSGDHLATGDRGGRVVLFERTDVTNHGLRKDLEKQDYPISRHPEFRYKTEFQSHEPEFDYLKSLEIEEKINKIKWCQPANHALFLLSTNDKTIKYWKVQERKVKKISEMNVDASIAEQNGNIASSSVNCPGGYLPNGGCSERPYNHLNNELSFPPGRLPSLRLPMVVTSQDTNPIARCRRIYAHAHDYHINSISNNSDGETFISADDLRINLWNLEISNQSFNFVDVKPANMEDLTEVITSAEFHPTHCNMLAYSSSKGSIRLIDLRQSALCDNHSKMFEERDTPGSRSFFTEIIASISDIKFAKDERHILCRDYMTLKLWDINMESGPVATFQVHEYLRPKLCDLYENDSIFDKFDCCQSGDGLRVATGSYSNLFRVFGCMTGSNEATTLEASKNPMRQQVQTPSRPARSLSTLTRVVRRGSESAAVDANGNTYDFTTKLLHLAWHPTENLIACAAMNSLYLYYA; encoded by the exons ATGAAGGTGAGCGGCGCCGAGGACGGCGGAAGGCCGGCGGGCTCGCCGGTCCCCCCGCCTCCATCTCTCGAGTGGAAATTCTCGCAGGTGTTCGGGGAGCGGATGGCGGGGGAAGAGGTCCACGAAG TTGATATTATCTCAGCCATTGAATTTGATAAATCTGGAGACCATCTTGCTACTGGAGATCGAGGAGGACGTGTTGTTTTATTTGAGAGGACAGATGTTACAAAT CATGGTTTGAGGAAGGATCTGGAGAAGCAAGATTATCCAATTAGCAGACACCCTGAGTTCCGCTACAAAACTGAGTTTCAAAGTCATGAACCTGAG TTTGACTATCTCAAAAGCTTGGAAATAGAGGAGAAGATCAACAAAATTAAATGGTGTCAACCAGCCAATCATGCTCTTTTTCTCCTTTCTACGAATGACAAGACAATTAAATATTGGAAG GTGCAAGAAAGAAAAGTCAAGAAAATTTCTGAGATGAATGTGGATGCTTCAATAGCTGAACAAAATGGCAACATTGCTAGTTCAAGCGTGAATTGTCCTGGTGGATATCTTCCAAATGGTGGATGTTCTGAGAGGCCATACAATCACCTCAACAACGAGTTGTCGTTTCCCCCTGGAAGGCTTCCATCACTACGTCTGCCCATGGTA GTGACAAGCCAAGATACCAATCCCATTGCCAGATGTCGAAGGATATATGCTCATGCTCATGATTACCACATAAATTCCATTTCAAATAACAG TGATGGTGAGACGTTTATATCAGCAGACGACCTACGAATAAATCTTTGGAATTTAGAGATCAGCAATCAGAGCTTCAATTTTGTTGATGTGAAGCCTGCAAATATGGAGGATCTAACTG AGGTGATTACATCTGCAGAATTCCATCCAACCCATTGTAACATGCTGGCATATAGTAGCTCAAAAGGATCAATCCGGCTTATTGATTTGCGGCAATCGGCATTATGCGATAACCATTCTAAGAT GTTTGAGGAACGTGACACACCTGGTTCAAGATCATTTTTCACGGAAATCATTGCTTCGATTTCAGATATTAAATTTGCAAAGGATGAAAGGCACATCCTTTGTCGTGATTATATGACTCTTAAG CTATGGGACATAAATATGGAGTCAGGTCCAGTTGCAACTTTTCAAGTCCATGAGTATTTGAGGCCCAAG CTAtgtgatctatatgagaatgattcgatctttgacaaatttgattGCTGCCAAAGTGGAGATGGGTTGCGTGTGGCAACTGGTTCTTACAG CAATCTTTTTCGTGTTTTTGGCTGTATGACTGGAAGCAATGAAGCAACTACGTTGGAGGCTAGTAAAAATCCAATGAG GCAACAAGTGCAAACCCCTTCAAGGCCTGCAAGATCTCTGAGCACCTTGACACGTGTCGTCAGACGAG GATCAGAAAGCGCTGCAGTCGATGCCAATGGAAATACATATGATTTCACAACCAAATTACTCCATTTAGCTTGGCACCCAACTGAAAATCTGATTGCCTGTGCTGCTATGAACAGCTTGTACTTGTATTATGCATGA
- the LOC103991257 gene encoding serine/threonine protein phosphatase 2A 55 kDa regulatory subunit B beta isoform isoform X2, translated as MKVSGAEDGGRPAGSPVPPPPSLEWKFSQVFGERMAGEEVHEVDIISAIEFDKSGDHLATGDRGGRVVLFERTDVTNHGLRKDLEKQDYPISRHPEFRYKTEFQSHEPEFDYLKSLEIEEKINKIKWCQPANHALFLLSTNDKTIKYWKVQERKVKKISEMNVDASIAEQNGNIASSSVNCPGGYLPNGGCSERPYNHLNNELSFPPGRLPSLRLPMVTSQDTNPIARCRRIYAHAHDYHINSISNNSDGETFISADDLRINLWNLEISNQSFNFVDVKPANMEDLTEVITSAEFHPTHCNMLAYSSSKGSIRLIDLRQSALCDNHSKMFEERDTPGSRSFFTEIIASISDIKFAKDERHILCRDYMTLKLWDINMESGPVATFQVHEYLRPKLCDLYENDSIFDKFDCCQSGDGLRVATGSYSNLFRVFGCMTGSNEATTLEASKNPMRQQVQTPSRPARSLSTLTRVVRRGSESAAVDANGNTYDFTTKLLHLAWHPTENLIACAAMNSLYLYYA; from the exons ATGAAGGTGAGCGGCGCCGAGGACGGCGGAAGGCCGGCGGGCTCGCCGGTCCCCCCGCCTCCATCTCTCGAGTGGAAATTCTCGCAGGTGTTCGGGGAGCGGATGGCGGGGGAAGAGGTCCACGAAG TTGATATTATCTCAGCCATTGAATTTGATAAATCTGGAGACCATCTTGCTACTGGAGATCGAGGAGGACGTGTTGTTTTATTTGAGAGGACAGATGTTACAAAT CATGGTTTGAGGAAGGATCTGGAGAAGCAAGATTATCCAATTAGCAGACACCCTGAGTTCCGCTACAAAACTGAGTTTCAAAGTCATGAACCTGAG TTTGACTATCTCAAAAGCTTGGAAATAGAGGAGAAGATCAACAAAATTAAATGGTGTCAACCAGCCAATCATGCTCTTTTTCTCCTTTCTACGAATGACAAGACAATTAAATATTGGAAG GTGCAAGAAAGAAAAGTCAAGAAAATTTCTGAGATGAATGTGGATGCTTCAATAGCTGAACAAAATGGCAACATTGCTAGTTCAAGCGTGAATTGTCCTGGTGGATATCTTCCAAATGGTGGATGTTCTGAGAGGCCATACAATCACCTCAACAACGAGTTGTCGTTTCCCCCTGGAAGGCTTCCATCACTACGTCTGCCCATG GTGACAAGCCAAGATACCAATCCCATTGCCAGATGTCGAAGGATATATGCTCATGCTCATGATTACCACATAAATTCCATTTCAAATAACAG TGATGGTGAGACGTTTATATCAGCAGACGACCTACGAATAAATCTTTGGAATTTAGAGATCAGCAATCAGAGCTTCAATTTTGTTGATGTGAAGCCTGCAAATATGGAGGATCTAACTG AGGTGATTACATCTGCAGAATTCCATCCAACCCATTGTAACATGCTGGCATATAGTAGCTCAAAAGGATCAATCCGGCTTATTGATTTGCGGCAATCGGCATTATGCGATAACCATTCTAAGAT GTTTGAGGAACGTGACACACCTGGTTCAAGATCATTTTTCACGGAAATCATTGCTTCGATTTCAGATATTAAATTTGCAAAGGATGAAAGGCACATCCTTTGTCGTGATTATATGACTCTTAAG CTATGGGACATAAATATGGAGTCAGGTCCAGTTGCAACTTTTCAAGTCCATGAGTATTTGAGGCCCAAG CTAtgtgatctatatgagaatgattcgatctttgacaaatttgattGCTGCCAAAGTGGAGATGGGTTGCGTGTGGCAACTGGTTCTTACAG CAATCTTTTTCGTGTTTTTGGCTGTATGACTGGAAGCAATGAAGCAACTACGTTGGAGGCTAGTAAAAATCCAATGAG GCAACAAGTGCAAACCCCTTCAAGGCCTGCAAGATCTCTGAGCACCTTGACACGTGTCGTCAGACGAG GATCAGAAAGCGCTGCAGTCGATGCCAATGGAAATACATATGATTTCACAACCAAATTACTCCATTTAGCTTGGCACCCAACTGAAAATCTGATTGCCTGTGCTGCTATGAACAGCTTGTACTTGTATTATGCATGA
- the LOC135616299 gene encoding dof zinc finger protein DOF3.1-like, whose amino-acid sequence MQDSSAAAFQAAKPQFPEQEQNLRCPRCDSTNTKFCYYNNYNLSQPRHFCKSCRRYWTKGGALRNIPVGGGTRKNSKRSNSYSSSAASNSKRPNPPKPPSSLPDLPKPDPVSLTYPPLDPDRHLLDMTGSFSSLLASDGHFESFLGSFHPVNGGATALQNSSNSGNAITPMPAIENFERLEGDSGCWDAGWTDLAI is encoded by the coding sequence ATGCAGGATTCGTCGGCGGCGGCGTTTCAGGCGGCAAAGCCTCAGTTCCCAGAGCAAGAACAGAACCTGAGGTGTCCCCGCTGCGActccaccaacaccaagttctgctactacaacaactacaaccTCTCGCAGCCACGCCACTTCTGCAAGAGCTGCCGCCGCTACTGGACCAAAGGCGGCGCCCTCCGCAACATCCCCGTGGGCGGCGGCACCCGGAAGAACTCCAAGCGCTCCAACTCGTATTCGTCCTCTGCGGCTTCCAATTCCAAGCGTCCCAATCCGCCTAAGCCCCCCTCTTCCCTCCCTGACCTCCCCAAGCCCGATCCCGTCTCTCTTACCTACCCGCCGCTCGACCCCGACCGCCACCTGCTTGATATGACTGGAAGCTTTAGCTCGCTGTTGGCATCTGATGGGCACTTCGAGAGCTTCTTGGGGAGCTTCCATCCGGTGAACGGTGGCGCCACCGCATTGCAGAACTCGAGTAACAGCGGCAATGCGATTACGCCAATGCCGGCGATCGAGAACTTTGAGAGACTGGAAGGTGATTCGGGATGCTGGGATGCGGGGTGGACTGATCTTGCCATCTAA